The Coleofasciculus chthonoplastes PCC 7420 sequence TGAACAAAAGGAGATGTTAATTAATGAGTGAGTATGTTTTAGCACGCATTGAAGCCATCCAACAAGAATTAGAAGCTTTAAGACAACTCGTGGCTCATCAAGTTCAGAATACCAAGCGTCAAACCCATTTAAAAGGATTATGGAAAGATGTTGAGATCACAGATAAGGATATAGAAGCGGCAAAACAAGCTGTTTTTCGGGATGCCTATAATTGGCAAGATTGAGGTAATGATGCTACTTGATCATTACTTAGTTGATCCAATTCTACTCAAGTGGAAAACTGGGAATTAATTTATCAATCTCTTCCATGAGTTGCATGGTTTCTTTGAGAGCAACCACGACTTTTTGATAGTGCAACAGTTCATCAAAGGACAAGGTACGTTTGGCTTTTTTGCGGTCTTTCAGCCATTTGCTTAAGACTTGATAACCCCCAATCTTAAACTCCCACACATCGGGAGCAATACCTTCAAAATAGCGGGTTTTGTTGATGTAAACACGTTGTTCTTTGGGTTTGTAGGTGACTTCGGTAACAGCATTGTCACCATCGCCGCCTATTTTGGTAATTAGGTTGTTGAGTTTCTTAGATTTCATTAGGTGCAGATCGACTAATTCTTGACCTTTTGTCCCTAAGTCTTTGAAGAGTTTATCGTTGCTGGTTAAGGGGACACGGGGAAAGTCAATTTTGAGGAATTCGGCGTAGCGTTGGCGATAGGTGGGGCTGTGGAAGATGGCGTAGATATAGTAAAAGATGGCTTCTGGGGTGGGGATGTAACCAAGTTTCTCTCGAATTTCGGTAATGAAATCTGAAGAGAGATTAGGAGATTTTTCAACAAATAAATTACCTTGATTGTTTTGAGTATCAGGATAAATATATAAAGGAGCAACATAAGCATTATCTGCAGAGGATAAAATTGTTTTGTCTACTAATCCCTGAGCTACTAAAAAATTAGAAACTACTTGCTCACGACTATTACGTATGAAACACATAGCAACATTATCACCAGCCAGTAAGTGGCTCATAACCTCTGGGCGAGGCATACAGATTAAGCCACGAGAAGTACCAGTATAGTATGTGAATCGAGTATCGAAGGGACGATAGGAGATTTGATGTATTCTTGATACATCTAGTTTAGATGACCACACATCTTTTTGGGCTAGACTTATTTTCCAATCACGAGAGTCATTTCCCAAGCTATATTTTTTTCTTGCTGATTCTTCTTCTAAATTAATAAAATCTTTTAATGTTTTTTCGACGTTGTTTTTTTCCCAATGTATTGCGAAATCATCTCTTGCCGAGTACAAACCTACAGAGTTTACAGGCATTACTTCATTGATTTTCCACTCGCTTTCATACTCTGCCTCTGAATCAACCTTCATGGGTACAAAGCGGTATTCTGGTGAACGTGGGTTAATCGCTTCCCAGTTCACAGTTTCTATACTATTAATTGACAGCCAATAGTATTTGCCGCCAGATATTTTTTGTTTGTCATTATCTTTTGCAATAACTTCACAAACACCCCATAAATCTGCATGATATACATCTGCTATTTTAGCGTTATTAAGATTTATTTTTTTTACAAAAAATCCAATTGCCACGCCTGGTTGAATATCAAAAACGTTTTCATCTTTTGAACCGTCAGGATTAATCTCAGGAGGTTTAGAGCTTCCGTGTAAATCAAGAATATAAATTTCGTCAAAGGTCTGCATTAAATTTTGACGCATTCCCCGAAAAGTAGAATTCTTTAAGTATCCATGATTAGTGATGAAGGCTAATATACCGTAACCTGTTGTTTCAATTCGCCATTGAGCAAAGCGTATAAATTTTACATAATCATCTTGTAAACCTTTTGGATTTTTTTCTCTTAAATCTTTGTTGTCAACCTTATAGTAGTCTCGCACTAGACCACTTATCCATTTTCCTGTGTTTAATGATTCATAAGAGTAAGGAGGATTACCTAACACCACCATTACAGGTGTATCTTGCTTCACTGTCGAGGCTTCATTGGCTTCCTGTGCCACAAACTGACCAAACAAAATCTCTGATTTTTTCAGTGCCTCATCCAGTGTATTTGTCAAATAAATCCCTAATCGCTGTTTCCCCTTAAATTGATACCCCAATTCTTGCAGTGCTAGCCCTAGCTTAAGGTGAGCAATCGCATAAGGTGCCATCAATAACTCAAAGCCAAACAAGCGATTCAGCAAATTTTCTTCCACATAGCTATCCCACTGGTTCGCCATGCCAATGTCTTCCAGATTGCGATAAATCTGTTTAATTACCTCATACAAAAACGTCCCCGTACCCGTTGCTGGATCAAGAATTTGCACTCTCGGCTTCTGGGTTTTCGGATCTTTGGTATTATCCGCTAAACCTAACGGCAAATTAAACCGTTCTTTGAGAATCGCATCAACGGAACGCACAATAAACGACACCACAGGTTCCGGTGTATAATAAACCCCCCGACTCTTTCGCAAGGCTTTATTATACGCCGCCAGAAATGTCTCATAAAAATGTACAACTGGATCATCTTGGCGAGTGCGTTGCCCAAAGTTTTCGAGAATACTACTCATATCCACCTGAGCCAGCAATTGAACTAAATCATCAATTGCCCAATCAATCTGACTCACAGCATCCGTTTCCACAATCGTATTAAATAACCGCTTTAAAAATGGATTCGTTGCCGGAATATAGGTGCCAGCCGTGCGACGGGTAAACCCCTCACTCCCTGGATTTTGGGCATGACCCACTCGTGCCGCAAATAACCCATAAGATATGGTCTGAGCATACATATCAGCAAAGTCAGGATCGGTTAATTGGGGGAGTAATACTTCGCTAAATCCCTGCTTTAATTGATGTAATTCTCCCTTATTTCCCTCCTGGCTCAAAGCGGTTAAAGTTGCTAAGCGAATTGCCTTGGTTAACCTTGCCATCTGTTGAGCTAAGTCTTCAGGATTGCTGATAATCTCCCCAGTATAGTTGAGAAACTGATCCAACAGGGCGGCAATCTTTTCCGTAGAGACGCGCCATGGCGCGTCTCTACTGTCGTTAATATCTGCTAATACCTGCTTCAGTCGCCGCTTTCCATTGACATACCAGCGAAACTCTAGATAATTAGTTAACACCAGATTTGGGAACGATTCTAGATAACGCTGCAATTGCTCTGTTTTTTCAATCGAATTGAGATCTGACCCCACATCTTTAGCTTCCACATAACCCACCAGCAAGTCTCGCCGCTTTACCGTAAAATCGGGAATCCCGGCTTTGTTGCCTTTTTCTTCAATTACGGCATCAATTCCATTAGCCGGATCATCCAGTAAGGTTTTTAAGGCGGGGTAATGGCTGCGTTCACTTCCTTTTTGTCGGTTTTTTTGAATGGATTTCAGATAAGACTCAAAGGAGATAGAGGGCATGGTACTTTAACGTTAGTGGGATGGGTAAAATCTTGTTTAGCGGTGTCGCGCCAGTAGGTTGGGTTGAACGATAGTGAAATCCAATACCATAAGAGAATTGTAGTAATCGCCATAGCGGTTAGTAGAGACGCGCCATGGCGCGTCTCTACATTAGGTTAAAATCGCCCCACCCATTAACTTAGAATACCGATAGTCCAACTCCGCCTTAACTAACGGCAAATTCTCCAACGCCTTATCCTCCAGCACAATCTTCTCCGCCGCATCTCTTGCCAAATTCAACACCTCTTGATCCTCCACCAAACTGGCTAAAGCAAAATCCGCTAACCCCGACTGACGCCGCCCCAAAACTTCCCCTGGACCCCGAAACCGCATATCCATTTCCGAGATAAAAAAGCCATCTTGCGACTGTTCCAACACCCCCAAACGCTGACGCGCGGTATCCGTTTTTGACCCACTCATTAATAAACAATAGGATTGATGAGAACCGCGCCCTACCCGCCCTCGTAATTGGTGTAACTGCGACAAACCAAACCGTTCCGCATTTTCAATCATCATCACCGTCGCATTGGGGACATCTACTCCTACCTCAATTACTGTTGTGGAGACAATAATTTGCGTCTGATTATCCCGAAACGCATTCAGCGCTTCATCTTTTTCTGCTGAACTCATCCGCCCATGCAACAATCCCACCTGAAATTGTGGGAAAATACTTTCAGAGAGTCGCTGATGTTCCTCTACTGCCGATCGCACATCTAATTTCTCTGATTCTTCAATTAACGGTAGGACTATATACACCTGACGCCCTTGGGCAATTTCTCGCCGCATCAAGTCATAAGCGTTTTGGCGTTCCTTCCCCGTTAATACCGATGTGTGAATATTTTGGCGCCCTGGTGGTAACTCATCAATTTGACTCACATCCAAATCCCCATGCAAAGTTAACGCCAAGGTTCGCGGAATTGGTGTCGCTGTCAGGGTTAACACATGGGGCGATTGTCCCTTTTGTTGCAACTGCGCCCGTTGTTCTACCCCAAATCGATGTTGTTCATCTATTACTACCAATCCTAAGCGTTGAAAATTTACCGGGTCCTGAATTAACGCATGGGTTCCCACTAATAGCGGTAATTCCCCAGTTTCCAACTGAGAATGGATTTCCCGGCGCTTCTTTACCTTCACAGAACCCGTTAGTAATTCCACGGGCAGATGGAGTAAATTAAACCAACTGACTAATTTACGATAATGCTGTTCTGCTAACACTTCCGTTGGTGCCATTAATGCAGCTTGATACCCAGATTGAATCGCCGCCAAAATCGCAATTACCGCCACCACCGTTTTCCCGGAACCCACATCCCCTTGGACTAAGCGATTCATTGGGGTGGGTTGTTGTAAATCATTGAGAATATCATTCACCACCCGTTTTTGGGCAGAGGTAAGTTCAAAGGGTAATAGCTGATAAAATCGATCAATCAGTTTCCCCGTGGGCGCGAGAATAGCACTGGATTGAACTTGCTGCTGCATTTTCCGCCGCTGGAGAAATCCTAACTGTAAATAGAAAAACTCATCAAACACCAAGCGGCGTCTGGCACGGCTGAGGGTATCTGTATCAGTAGGAAAATGGAGATTCGCGATCGCGTCACTAACTCCCATCAAATCATACTGCTGGCGCATCCCCTTCGGCAATGGCTCTTGCAGTTGATTCACTGCTGGTAACGCCGCCATCACCGCCTGTCTCACCCAATCGGCGGGAACCCCTTCGGTCAACGGATAAACGGGCATCACCCGACCAATTTTTAAAGAATCAATACTCCCCCCCAAATGGTCTAAAACCTCAATTTCTGGGGTATCCAGAGTAATCCCATACTTATTCTTTTTCACCAACCCCGACGCCGCCACAATCGCCCCCGCTGGATAGCGACGTTTTTGTTGTTCTTGCCACCCCCGATGACTGAAACGATTCCCGGCAAAAAAGCGATTCAGTTTTAGTTGACCCGTACTATCTTTAATTAATAACTCAAAAATCGATAACTTCTTATTCCGAGGACTGGTAAAACAGTTACAACGCTTCACCGTACCCACTACCGTTACCGTCTCCCCGGCGACTAAATCCTTAACATTCACCTGACGGGCATAATCAATATGATCCCTCGGATAATAGTAGAGCATATCTCGCACCGTATATACTCCCAAACGCCCTAAATAATCACTGCGGCGACGACCAATATCGGGTAACTCGGACAACGGTGAGTCCAGGGTAAAATTGACGTTTACCTTAGATGTTTCCGCCACCAGAGGCGTAGTCTGGGGAGATTTAACCATCGATGTTTGAGGCGGATGAGTCTTTTCCCGTTCCCGGCGTTGAAGTTCCTGTTGCAGCTTGTAGAGAAACTGTCGCGTATCTACCACCAGATGTTGACGCGCTTCTACCGTCTGATGATGATAACGTTCAAACTCAGCCGCAATTGACTGCCATTTGCGCCGTTCCACCGGGAGAAGTCCGTTGGGTGTCTTGCCCAAACTGAGGCAAAGAAACTCACTAAAACGATACTGATTTCCCTGTAAATCAGTAAAGCCATTTTCGGCTTCCACCGCTAGCGCTTTTTGCAATCGTGTCCAATCTGGAAATTCTGTACTCACAATCTCTGATGATTAATAAGCTTTTTTCTTCACTATTGCCTATTGCCTATTGCCTATTGCCTATTGCCTATTGCCTATTGCCTAGCGCGTAGCGCTATAACTAATCCTCAAACCAACTCGCCCGCCATGCGGCTTCGGCTTGAACTACTGCCCACTCCCGTTGTTTTTTACGATATTGTCGCTGAAATTTAGTGGTATGGGCAAGCAGGTTACGGATTTGATTCCGCACTTTGACCAATTGCGGTTCTGTAAACTCAATTTCGGATAGGCGCAGGTTAACCGCAATAATTCGGGTTAGGGTTGAATCATCGTCATCCTCCGGCGTTTGGGTTTCGACTAAAAGGTTGAGTAGATTTGAACCCGGACTGCTTTCACCCGCCGCATCCGCTTTGGTTGCCGCTTCCAGGACTGTTGGGGGTAGTTTATCAGGAATAATACCCTCTTGTTGTAAAAGATGATTCGTCTCCACGGAAACCGTTTGCAAGGTGAGAGCAATTTGGTCTTCGAGCATCTCTTGCCACTGTAGCAGTTGATCCGGCAGAATCGGTTTTTGGGGGGTGAGGGCTGAATCGGGAGATGGATTCGTCGTCGTTTCCGCCGAGGATTCCGTTGACTCCATCAGCGGTTCTAACTCCTCATCCTCGTCTTCTAGTTCATCGTCCAGGCTTAAGGATAGGTCTTGAGGAAGCTGTAGGTGTAAAAGTAACTCGTCTTTTCCTTCCTTGCCAATCTGACGCAAGGCTTGCTGTAAATTTTGGCGCTGATTGAAGGACAAACTTAAAAAGGCGTCGGGATAGCCTTGAGTACACACCTGATAACCTGCCAGCATTAACTGTTTTTGCACAGTTTGCCCCAACACGGTCAAATAGGTGGCGTAACTGTCGTGAAGTTGGGAAGCCAGATGTGCGATCGCTCCCTCCATCTTACCTAAGTCCTGCTCAATGCGTTCAATTGCGCTCACCATTATCTGCTACTGCTCCCGATAGGTCTCCTTTTTACCAAAAAACGTAGTGTCGTGGCACAGCTAAAATAGGGTTTTGTTTGTAGTAAGCACTTTAGTGCTATAACGCTTAGCTAGAGAGGGCTGAGGTTCCCTCACTACGAACCAATTCTAATTCATCAAATAAGGTGTGCCACGCCAGTAGGGTGGGTTAGGCGGACTTTCATTAAGGCGGTACCCATTTAATTAACTATCCGCCGTAACCCACCACTGTTAACATTCTTGGGTGTATTTTTATTAAATCGGAAGTTGAATTTTCTCCGATAACTAAGGGCGCACGCCATGCGCCCCTACAATAAACGGCTTCAGCGACGCGACATTTAGTCTGATGATTCCGATTCAATCCCCTCACCCAAAACATAGCGGGTAAAGCGACGCACCTGGATATTTTCTCCTAACAGCGCAACGGTTTCTTTAACCAACTCTTCTACAGATTTGCTTTGATCTCGGATATAAGGTTGATCCATTAATGATAATTCCTTCAACCGTTTCTCAATCCGCCCCTGAACAATCTTCTCTTTAATATTGTCCGGTTTCTTCGCTAGGTCATCGCGTCCCATTTCAATTTCTTTTTCCCGTTGGGTAATCGCAGCGGGAATATCGTCCACCGACACATACTCGACATTCGGACAAGCTGCCACTTGCATGGCGATATCCTTAACCAAGGCTTGGAATTCCTCGCGACGACCCACAAAATCCGTCTCGCAATTGACTTCCACTAAGACACCAACTCGTCCCCCAGTGTGGATATAGCTACCCACAATTCCTTCAGCCGCCATCCGACCGGATTTTTTCTCAGCTGAGGCAATTCCTTTCTGACGCAGCCATTCGATGGCTTTGTTCATATCGCCCTCGTTTTCTTTGAGCGCTTTTTTGCAGTCCATCATGCCTGCGCCAGTTTTTTCCCGTAACTCTTTGACGAGTTTTGCTGATATTTCCGCCATCTTGCCTTTATTCCTCCTTTGTTGTTTGTCGTGTTAACGATTAGCACTATCTTGGAACAAATCGGACAAAAACCGGAGCAAATCGGTAAGTCTAACCATTACTCCGGTTTGGTAACTACTCAGTGCCACTGAACAACGGACAGATAACCCCAGTGTATCGGGTGAGCCTGAAAATGCATTGCCGCTTATTCTTCACTGTCCTGGCTTTCCTCGGCGCTGTTCTGGCTTTCCTCGGCGCTGTTCTGGCTTTCCTCGGCGCTGTTCTGGCTTTCCTCGGCGCTGTTCTGGCTTTCCTCGACGCTGTTCTGGCTTTCCTCGGCACTCTCCTCGCTTTCTTCGTCTGACTCAAAGGAGTCCATATCTTCCTCGCTATACTCGTCTTCCATCTCGTCTAGGGCTTGGGCAAACTCTTGCTCGTCCTCTGTTTCCAGTTCCCCGTGACGCCCTTCATAGATGGCATCGGCTAATTTACCAATGATTAGTTTAATTGACCGAATCGCATCGTCATTGGCGGGAATCGGAATATCCACCACATCCGGGTCACAATTGGTATCCAGCATCGAGACGACGGGAATGCTGAGTTTTTCACATTCTTTGATGGCATTATATTCCCGGCGCTGGTCAATAATTACCACAATGTCGGGGATGCGCCGCATCATTTTGATGCCACCGAGATATTTTTGCAGCTTGCCCAGTTCCCGGCGCAGTACGGCGGCTTCTTTTTTCGGCAAGAGGTCAAGGGCACCACTTTCTTCCCGGCGTTCCAGTTCTTTGAGTCGTTCAACCCGCCCTTTGATGGTTTCCCAGTTGGTTAACATTCCCCCCAACCAGCGTTGGTTGACGTAGTACGCACCACAACGACTGGCTTCTTGAGCAATAATTCCGGCGGCTTGGCGCTTGGTACCGACAAACAGACAGCGTTTTCCTTGTTCGGTAGCGGTTCGCATGTAGCTGTAGGCTTCTTCCATCAACTGGGCTGTTTGCACCAAGTCAATGATATGAACCCCATTTCGAGCAGTATAAATGTACTGATCCATGCGGGGATTCCAGCGGCGGGTCTGGTGACCGAAGTGAACCCCGGCTTCCATCATTTGAGCCAAAGAGACGACTGGCATAATTAATATTAAACTCCTTATTCGGGTTTATCCTCCATTCAGGCGGATTTCCTGGTGGGAAACACCCGAAATCCTGAATGTGCGATTTTTGACAACCTTTCTAAGGTAACATGAATAGTCGGACAATATTCAAGTTGACGGTTGGGAATGGGGAATGGGGAATAGGGAATAGGCAATGGGCAATGGGGAAGAGTCGGGATTTGACATTAGATTGGCAACGCGCCCGTCAAGACACACCGGGCTGTGAAACGGTTTTACATTTTAATAATGCAGGTGCAGCATTAATGCCGCAGTCGGTTTTAGATGCCGTTGTCGGGCATTTACAATTAGAAGCCCAAATGGGTGGCTATGAAGCGGCGGCACAGCAAGTTGAGGCAGTGGAACGGGTCTATGATGCCGTGGCGACACTGTTAGGCTGTCAGCGCCAGGAAGTTGCCCTGATTGAAAATGCCACCAGAGCTTGGGATATGGGGTTTTATAGCATACCTCTGAAAAAAGGCGATCGCATCCTTACCGGGGTATCGGAATATGGTAGTAATTTCATTGCCTTTCTGCAAGTTGCGAGGAAAACAGGGGCAACCATTGAGGTGATTCCCAATGATGAATTTGGGCAAATTTCTATTCCTAAATTACGCCAAGCAATTGATCAGCGGGTAAAGTTAATTGCGATTACCCATGTTGCTACAAATGGGGGATTAGTTAACCCAGCCGTGGACGTGGGAAACGTGGCAAAAGACGCTGGTATTTTATATTTACTCGACGCCTGTCAATCCGTGGGACAAATGCCCATTGATGTCAATGAAATTGGCTGCGATATGCTCTCCGCGACGGGACGTAAATATTTACGCGGACCCAGAGGGACGGGATTTTTGTATGTTAGAGAAGAGGTGATTGAGCAATTAGAACCGCCCTTTTTGGATATGCAGGCTGCTGAATGGCTGAGTCGGGATACATTTAAAATTCGTGCCGATGCCCGTCGGTTTGAAAATTGGGAAACCAACTATGCTGGAAAAATTGGGTTAGGTGTGGCGGTTGATTATGCCTTAAATTGGGGACTAGCAGCGATTGAGCATCGGATTCGTCATTTGGCGAACAGATTGCGTGACCAACTGAGTGATATTGATGGGGTGAAGGTTCAGGATTTAGGACAGAAAAAATGCGGGATTGTTAGTTTTACGGTTGCGGGAAAAGAACCGAGTGAAATTAAGCAGTTACTGAGTGAAAAAAAGATTAATCTATCGGTTTCTGCCGCCCAAGGCACGCGATTAGATATGGACGCACGCGGGTTGGCGTCTGTGTTAAGGGCTTCTGTTCATTATTACAACACCGAAGCCGAAGTTGAGCGATTTAGTACAACATTGGCATCTTTGGTTTGACAGGGAACGGGGAATGGAGACACCTACCCCCCAATTCCGCTGCGAACCTCTGCGTTAACCTCAATCTTAAAAAACCTACCCTTGTGAGGCTCCCCCCGCTCCCCCTCACCACAACACTTATTCAGCAGTACCCTACCTACTCCCCCTGTTTCCCCGCCTCCGGAGTTAATAACGCTGGAATCGTGAAATAAAAGGTTGTTCCAACTCCCGGAGATGATTCAACCCAAATTTGTCCGCCGTGATGTTCCACAATTTTCTGACAAATCGATAAACCAATTCCCGTACCTGGATATTCTTCATTGGTGTGTAGACGTTGAAATACCTTAAAAATTCGTTCAAAATACGCCGCTTCCACACCAATCCCATTATCCTCAACCCGAAACACCCATTCATTCACCGCAGTGGGTTCTGACGTACTCGGCAATACCATAGCGAATTCATCACTCAATGAAGACGTTTTTTGGCGCAATTCTGCCGCAATTTTAATCTCCGGTGCAACCTCCGGGGAGCAAAATTTGAGGGCATTACTGATTAAGTTTTGAAACAGTTGTACCAGTTGGATGCCATCTGCCATGACGATGGGTAAATGTTCGCAGGTAATCACAGCACCCTGCCCTTGAATTACACTGTCTAAATTCGCCAAAACAGACTCAACCACCTGATTACAATCGGTGGGTTCAAATTCTTCTCCCTGAGTCTCGACTCGTGAATAATTCAGCAAATCTTGAATGAGCTGTTCCATGCGATCGCCTGCTTCTAAAATTCGCTTCATGTAGTGAGCGGCTTTATCATCCAACAAACTCTGGTATTTTTGGCAAAAAAGCTGACCAAACGCTTTCATCGTTTGCAGGGGCGATCGCAAATCATGAGAGGCGATGCGGGCAAATTCTTCCAAGTCTTGATTCGAGCGGATTAGCTCTGCGTTAAGCTGCTGAAGTTGTTGATTTTGGTACTGCAATTGCCGATTTTGCTCGACAATTTGCTGTTGCTGGCGAACAACCATCAGTTGATTATTCACCCGCGATAACACTTCTTTTACCTGAAAGGGCTTAGTAATATAGTCGGTTCCTCCTACCTCAAAGGCTTTTACTTTATCCCATTCATTATCCAATGCGCTCAAAAAAATGATGGGAATGTGCTGGGTGCGTTCATCGGATTTTAAGTGCTGACACAGTTCATACCCATCCATTTGAGGCATCATAATATCCAGCAAAATGAGCTGCGGTAAAGCCTTTTCGATCCCCATTAATGCCATCTTCGCACTAATGGCATTCCTTACCCGATATCCTGCCTCGGTTAGAGTTGTCGATAATAAACGCAGGTTGTTAGGCTGATCATCAACAATTAAAACATAGCCGGGATTCTTTGGGTTACTCATGGTAAAAGGGTTGCGTCAGGTTCATTAGGGTGTCAAACCGAAACTCATTAACTATAAGGACAAGGGCTTCAGCTAAGGAAGCGTTAGATGCCGGAATTTGCTCAATGAGTTAGTTCATGAGTTCATGATCAAGACTGCTAGCTGCTTGATGGAGTTGTATAATCCACTCACTTGGCATTATCGCTAAATGTTCGGATGTCAGCAACAATGGGCAGATTTTTTCCTCGGATGGGGAGATTGAATGAGTGAACCCATGGCGATAGCGTACACCTAAATAGTCTGCCATCTGGGTGAAGATGGTTTCCTCCCGAAACGGTTTAATCACTACATCATTAAGCTATGTAAAATAGCGAGGGAGACGGCAATGCCCACCCTACGGTAGCTCAAGGGTTTTGGTGTTCCCAAAATGCTTAAGGAGCGTGCTATTCAACTTAAACATCTTGTGCAAACCTGACATGCTCCCAACGACTCAGCCCATAGTAATCGCCTGGACAAAGTTACTGATGAAACCTTACTGTAACCGACAGAACTTGCGATCGCGGTCAAATTGAGGATCTTGCCAGGAAAAAGCAAAATGACTGATACCACTGACATTGGGTATCCGTTGGCGGATTGCCTGCATCTGTTTTTCTAGAGAGGGGCGATTGCTGACAGATTTACCCCAGGTTCCGGCTAGTGCTGGTGTGATTTTGGTATTCAGGGGTGCCTTATCCACAACTCGTCGGACTAAGCTCTCAATACAACCCGTATGACCGCAAACGCCGTAAGACATGGGATGCCATTCTAGGGATGGAGAAAAATGATCCCAAGGTTGTAGTCGAGAATCATACCCCCCTTGTCCTACCACTTGATTGCCATCGGGAAAAAATACGGCTCCGGCTTTGATTCCCGCCCGTTGAACGGGTAATGTTGCCATGGAAAGAAAATCTAACACCCCTTGAGCCGCATGAGCTACACTAAGCTGCCACAGTTGCCAGTTTAAGGATGCTGCACTATCTGACTCAGAGGGCGATCGCCCTTGCCACATTGGGGTGGATTCGTTGGCATAGCGCGTCTTGACCGATTCCACATCG is a genomic window containing:
- a CDS encoding sensor histidine kinase, yielding MSNPKNPGYVLIVDDQPNNLRLLSTTLTEAGYRVRNAISAKMALMGIEKALPQLILLDIMMPQMDGYELCQHLKSDERTQHIPIIFLSALDNEWDKVKAFEVGGTDYITKPFQVKEVLSRVNNQLMVVRQQQQIVEQNRQLQYQNQQLQQLNAELIRSNQDLEEFARIASHDLRSPLQTMKAFGQLFCQKYQSLLDDKAAHYMKRILEAGDRMEQLIQDLLNYSRVETQGEEFEPTDCNQVVESVLANLDSVIQGQGAVITCEHLPIVMADGIQLVQLFQNLISNALKFCSPEVAPEIKIAAELRQKTSSLSDEFAMVLPSTSEPTAVNEWVFRVEDNGIGVEAAYFERIFKVFQRLHTNEEYPGTGIGLSICQKIVEHHGGQIWVESSPGVGTTFYFTIPALLTPEAGKQGE